In one Bacteroidota bacterium genomic region, the following are encoded:
- a CDS encoding prolipoprotein diacylglyceryl transferase family protein, translated as MQNTTIPSQTLSVDPALQHVLATHAAAHAEPGRNATASTDPPSGRVHPVSGSHVTFLHRITRSIEQRLRPRVHLLGRSFSAYNLFGLAGMALAATIALGLTYVKGLSILLMISLLLVALLLSTIHIVLTVLRTGKDSLVYLRYFLSIMAVTALLLRILDQPILPYLENLMLGIGAMQGIGRIGCLRVGCCYGKPARYGIRYTLLHARAGFPDPLVGVRLFPVQLVESGWILFSSGVGLTLAATHPIAGYGFASYLVLFSTGRFCLELLRGDTARSYTGRFSEAQWLSLLIVASVVLLEFMQVLPFAYWHMAIGCGCLLLFLFLQLYYFNTGPAQLKTPESLHALARAIQLLNKGRQDKLAGAHAVHLRKTAAGLKVSDGLLEHNQAKIHHYTVSYATQHMPIRDAQTLARVLHSWHDAEEKSKLIHQNNNTFHILRYQSTKS; from the coding sequence TTGCAGAACACCACGATACCCTCGCAAACGCTGTCCGTTGACCCGGCGCTGCAACATGTGCTCGCTACCCACGCAGCAGCGCATGCTGAACCAGGCCGGAACGCCACCGCTTCAACCGATCCTCCATCTGGTCGGGTACATCCGGTATCGGGGTCGCATGTTACCTTTTTGCACCGGATAACAAGAAGCATCGAGCAACGCCTTCGGCCCCGCGTGCATCTCCTGGGGCGCTCCTTCTCAGCCTACAACCTCTTTGGCCTCGCGGGTATGGCATTGGCAGCGACGATAGCGCTGGGCCTGACGTACGTGAAGGGCCTCTCTATCCTGTTGATGATAAGCTTGTTGCTGGTTGCCCTGTTGCTTTCAACTATTCACATTGTGCTCACTGTTTTACGCACAGGCAAAGACAGCCTTGTATATCTGCGATATTTTTTGAGCATCATGGCGGTTACTGCCCTACTTCTACGCATATTAGATCAACCAATCCTGCCCTACCTTGAGAACTTGATGCTTGGCATCGGGGCCATGCAAGGGATAGGCCGCATTGGTTGTTTAAGGGTTGGATGCTGCTACGGAAAGCCAGCCCGCTATGGCATCAGGTACACGTTGCTTCATGCCAGGGCCGGCTTTCCCGACCCACTTGTTGGTGTGCGGCTGTTCCCCGTACAACTCGTCGAGTCAGGATGGATTCTATTCAGCAGCGGCGTCGGACTAACGCTTGCTGCAACCCATCCAATAGCCGGATACGGCTTTGCTTCGTACCTCGTACTTTTTTCTACAGGAAGGTTCTGCCTTGAATTACTTCGCGGCGACACTGCCCGTTCATACACGGGTCGTTTTTCAGAAGCACAGTGGCTCTCGCTGCTTATTGTTGCCAGCGTAGTTCTACTTGAATTTATGCAGGTTCTGCCTTTTGCATACTGGCACATGGCAATCGGGTGCGGATGCCTCCTGCTGTTCCTTTTTCTTCAGTTGTATTACTTCAACACCGGGCCGGCACAACTAAAAACACCTGAAAGCTTACACGCCCTTGCCCGAGCAATCCAGTTGTTAAACAAAGGCAGGCAAGACAAACTGGCCGGTGCACACGCAGTCCATTTGCGAAAGACAGCTGCAGGACTAAAAGTTTCAGATGGACTGCTAGAACATAATCAAGCGAAGATCCATCATTACACCGTTTCATATGCTACGCAACACATGCCAATACGCGATGCACAAACGCTGGCCCGGGTACTGCACAGTTGGCACGATGCAGAAGAAAAGTCTAAATTAATCCATCAAAACAATAACACATTTCATATACTTAGATATCAATCTACCAAATCCTGA